A single Acidaminococcus sp. DNA region contains:
- a CDS encoding TIGR03936 family radical SAM-associated protein gives MKLRVQITKERGIRFISHLEYQKTIEKAIRRARIPVAYSQGFNPHMRFSLASALGVGVTSQCEFMELKLREERPLTDLVEALSANLPMGIHVVAADLADDKAPKLMARAAGASYHVSVPCSEDPAAALRTYEITPEVTFTKEHTKSKGKPRTIDVKDFISELHYAWDGKALELTFDCKITPTGSMKAREFLQVLREQFGLALNLDAADIGRTDLYARDDGGRKVPLLAASRA, from the coding sequence GTGAAACTGAGAGTGCAGATTACGAAGGAACGGGGTATCCGTTTCATTTCCCATCTGGAATACCAGAAAACCATCGAAAAGGCGATCCGGCGGGCACGGATTCCTGTCGCTTATTCTCAGGGTTTCAATCCGCATATGCGCTTTTCCCTGGCTTCGGCTCTGGGCGTGGGCGTGACGAGTCAGTGCGAATTTATGGAACTGAAATTGCGGGAAGAACGCCCCCTTACGGATCTCGTGGAAGCGCTTTCCGCTAACCTTCCCATGGGGATTCACGTGGTAGCAGCCGATTTGGCGGATGATAAGGCTCCCAAGCTGATGGCAAGGGCTGCCGGCGCGTCCTATCACGTCAGCGTGCCCTGTTCGGAAGATCCGGCAGCGGCACTCAGAACCTATGAAATCACACCGGAAGTTACTTTTACCAAGGAACACACTAAGAGTAAGGGAAAACCGCGGACGATTGACGTCAAGGACTTTATTTCTGAGCTGCACTATGCCTGGGACGGGAAAGCACTGGAGCTCACTTTTGACTGCAAAATCACGCCTACAGGCAGTATGAAGGCCCGGGAATTTCTGCAGGTCCTCAGGGAACAATTTGGCCTGGCGCTGAACCTCGACGCGGCGGATATCGGCCGTACCGATCTTTATGCCCGCGATGACGGCGGACGCAAAGTACCGCTCCTTGCAGCTTCCAGGGCCTGA
- a CDS encoding TIGR03960 family B12-binding radical SAM protein — protein sequence MRKELPIDILSAVEKPARYTGMEFGSIVKPEGTTDVSFCLAFPDTYEIGMSYLGFKILYAILNKRSYIQAERAFAPWVDMEKKMRERKIPLASLETMRPLGEFDLVGFTLLYEMSYSNILNMLDMGGIPIWQKDRGIDDPFVCAGGPCVFNSEPLADFFDFCMLGDGEHIILEVTECYREWKKAGKPGGRNEFLHRAARIQGVYVPSFYDVTYREDGTLAAVKPNTSDAPAVVYKRVEPDINTLEYPTHPVVPYGDTVHDRIMLELFRGCSRGCRFCNAGMIYRPVRERKMENVLKLARELVPATGYNEMSLFSLSTADYSHLDPLIHKLIDEFKDDKVSVSLPSLRIDSFSVRLAKEVQAVRKSGLTFAPEAGSQRMRDVINKGVTEQNLMDAVGAAFENGWSTVKLYFMIGLPTETDEDVLAIAKLAQAVQRKYKEVTGHYGAKVTVSVSNFVPKPYTAFQWVGQNTKAEFDRKHNLLKEAFSYLKNVHYQYHDSLTSLMEGVLARGDRRLSRPIYIAWEKGARFDGWGELFSFERWQEAFTEAGVDMAFYNQRERGKDEIFPWEHTSCGVNRAFLAKEMERAKVAALTHDCRRSTCTGCGVCQNLGVKIIDWEDGTK from the coding sequence ATGCGCAAGGAATTACCCATTGATATTTTGAGTGCCGTCGAAAAACCGGCCCGTTATACGGGAATGGAGTTCGGCAGCATTGTGAAGCCCGAAGGAACGACGGATGTTTCCTTCTGTCTTGCTTTTCCTGATACTTACGAAATCGGGATGAGCTATCTGGGTTTCAAAATTCTCTATGCGATTTTGAATAAACGATCCTACATCCAGGCGGAACGCGCTTTTGCGCCGTGGGTCGATATGGAAAAGAAAATGCGGGAGCGGAAGATTCCGCTTGCTTCGCTTGAAACGATGCGTCCTCTGGGTGAGTTTGACCTTGTCGGGTTTACACTCCTTTACGAGATGTCTTATTCCAATATTTTGAATATGCTGGATATGGGGGGCATTCCTATCTGGCAAAAAGACCGTGGCATTGACGATCCTTTTGTCTGTGCCGGCGGGCCTTGTGTTTTTAATTCTGAACCGCTGGCTGATTTCTTCGACTTTTGCATGCTGGGGGATGGAGAACATATCATCCTTGAAGTGACAGAGTGCTACCGGGAATGGAAAAAGGCCGGCAAGCCAGGCGGCAGGAATGAATTCCTGCATCGCGCTGCCCGCATCCAGGGTGTCTATGTGCCGTCCTTTTATGACGTGACCTATCGGGAAGATGGGACACTGGCGGCAGTAAAGCCGAATACAAGCGACGCTCCTGCCGTCGTTTACAAACGGGTCGAACCGGATATCAATACGCTGGAATACCCGACACATCCGGTCGTTCCCTATGGGGATACGGTTCATGACCGAATCATGCTGGAACTTTTCCGCGGCTGCAGCCGTGGCTGCCGGTTCTGTAATGCCGGTATGATTTACCGTCCTGTGCGGGAACGTAAAATGGAAAATGTGCTTAAACTCGCGCGGGAACTGGTACCGGCTACCGGTTATAACGAGATGTCACTGTTTTCTCTGAGTACAGCGGATTATTCCCATCTGGATCCGCTTATCCATAAACTGATTGACGAATTTAAAGATGACAAGGTGAGTGTCTCCCTGCCGTCACTGCGCATTGACAGCTTTTCAGTCCGTCTAGCCAAGGAAGTGCAGGCTGTGCGCAAGAGTGGTCTGACTTTTGCGCCGGAAGCCGGCAGTCAGCGGATGCGTGATGTCATCAACAAGGGCGTGACGGAGCAGAATCTGATGGATGCCGTGGGGGCCGCTTTTGAAAACGGCTGGTCCACGGTCAAGCTATATTTTATGATTGGTCTTCCGACTGAAACTGATGAGGATGTCCTGGCCATTGCTAAACTGGCTCAGGCTGTGCAGCGCAAGTACAAGGAAGTGACCGGTCATTACGGGGCTAAAGTGACGGTCAGCGTGTCGAACTTTGTCCCCAAGCCGTATACGGCTTTTCAATGGGTAGGCCAGAATACGAAGGCAGAGTTTGACCGGAAGCATAATCTGCTGAAGGAAGCTTTTTCTTATTTGAAGAACGTACATTACCAGTATCATGACTCCCTGACGAGCCTCATGGAAGGGGTTCTGGCGCGCGGGGACCGGCGCCTTTCACGCCCCATTTATATTGCCTGGGAAAAAGGTGCCCGCTTTGACGGGTGGGGTGAACTATTTTCTTTTGAGCGGTGGCAGGAGGCTTTTACGGAAGCCGGAGTGGATATGGCATTTTATAATCAGCGGGAACGCGGCAAGGATGAAATTTTTCCGTGGGAGCATACGAGCTGCGGCGTGAACCGTGCTTTCCTCGCTAAGGAGATGGAACGGGCAAAGGTGGCTGCTCTGACGCATGACTGCCGCCGCTCAACTTGTACGGGCTGCGGAGTCTGTCAGAACCTGGGAGTAAAAATTATCGACTGGGAGGATGGGACGAAGTGA
- a CDS encoding CCA tRNA nucleotidyltransferase — protein MKLTFPDYVVTVMKLLEAQGFEAYVVGGAVRDMLLGRTPEDYDIVTNARPDEIKLAAGRSGLDVIGTLGQNFGVVNLKLGRHTVEVASYRNETYGSDAHRPAEVWYCERLEDDLGRRDFTINAMAADRSGRIIDCFDGMNDLRERVLRTVGNAQKRFQEDALRMFRACRFIAQLGFTPHEGILPAIEANLDRVSGLSLERVRSELNKLLCGAWAGQGMDLMVKSHLAAQSCRIKAHGAYVPVPILPELEALVGVPQNPAFHPYDVWTHTAVALNKTDRQLATGWAVLLHDIGKGREGVRTYNEEGLPHDNGHEKVGAVMARTIMERLRLPEPLTDRVAWLVRSHMHFGFASALEDEATWRWLRKEARSGHFRLNKEMAEAFKQLTAVCVADVAATAATRSDVIHAQMYGERLIRMAYLMPVHTSDLNINGRQLLEMGVPQDQLSRILPLFLQRIQDRTLKNDPEELRKTVRHILERQEKRKS, from the coding sequence ATGAAACTGACGTTTCCCGATTATGTAGTGACGGTAATGAAGCTTCTGGAGGCACAGGGCTTTGAGGCCTATGTCGTAGGTGGTGCTGTCCGGGATATGCTGCTCGGCCGTACACCGGAGGACTATGACATTGTAACCAACGCCCGCCCGGATGAAATCAAACTGGCTGCCGGACGGAGCGGCCTCGATGTCATCGGAACCCTGGGGCAGAACTTTGGCGTGGTCAACCTGAAGCTGGGACGTCATACCGTGGAAGTCGCTTCTTACCGCAATGAAACGTATGGCAGTGATGCCCACCGGCCCGCTGAGGTCTGGTACTGTGAGCGGCTGGAAGATGATCTGGGAAGGCGCGACTTTACTATTAATGCCATGGCAGCTGATCGCAGCGGACGTATCATCGACTGTTTTGATGGAATGAATGACCTGCGGGAACGCGTCCTTCGGACCGTAGGCAATGCACAGAAGCGCTTTCAGGAAGACGCCCTGCGTATGTTCCGTGCCTGCCGTTTTATTGCACAGCTTGGTTTTACGCCTCACGAAGGAATTCTGCCTGCCATTGAGGCTAACCTGGACCGCGTCAGTGGTCTGTCCCTGGAACGTGTGCGCTCTGAGCTCAATAAACTGCTTTGCGGCGCCTGGGCGGGGCAGGGCATGGATCTTATGGTAAAGAGCCATTTGGCGGCGCAGAGCTGCCGTATCAAGGCTCATGGAGCCTATGTGCCTGTGCCTATTCTCCCCGAATTGGAAGCACTTGTCGGTGTGCCCCAGAATCCGGCCTTCCATCCTTATGATGTCTGGACTCATACGGCAGTGGCTCTCAATAAGACCGACCGTCAGCTGGCAACCGGGTGGGCCGTGCTGCTTCATGACATCGGGAAGGGGCGGGAAGGCGTCCGGACCTATAACGAGGAAGGACTGCCCCATGATAACGGTCATGAAAAGGTGGGCGCTGTCATGGCCCGGACCATTATGGAGCGTCTGCGTCTCCCGGAACCGCTGACTGACCGGGTTGCCTGGCTGGTGCGCAGTCATATGCACTTCGGCTTTGCGAGTGCTCTTGAAGATGAGGCTACCTGGCGCTGGCTTCGGAAAGAGGCAAGAAGCGGTCACTTCCGGCTTAATAAGGAAATGGCTGAGGCTTTTAAGCAGCTGACCGCTGTCTGTGTAGCTGACGTGGCTGCTACTGCCGCGACACGCAGCGATGTCATTCACGCCCAGATGTATGGCGAGCGGCTGATCAGGATGGCCTATCTGATGCCTGTCCATACGTCTGACCTCAACATCAACGGCAGGCAGCTCCTGGAAATGGGCGTGCCGCAGGATCAGCTTTCACGGATTCTGCCGCTTTTTCTGCAGCGTATCCAGGATCGGACGTTGAAAAATGATCCGGAGGAGCTGCGGAAGACGGTAAGACATATTTTAGAACGGCAGGAAAAAAGAAAGTCCTGA
- a CDS encoding Rne/Rng family ribonuclease: protein MKTIYVSVRPEETRMGLVEDGRLQDYAVERRSGENLVGNIYRGSVRNVVPGIQAAFIDLNLGKNGFLTLRSEDHLTQGQMILVQVVKDCRGNKGPGVTRNITLPGRYVVLEPFGKKVSLSRKLTGRTRRNRLRELAERCLPDGMGLVVRTAAADAEDEEIQSDVEQLLHNWEVIQKRSKVGRGPQLLYRELDLSIRMIRDYVTDEIHKIIVDDSATYRTVRELLENMGLQSVHTELYMEAEDLFTHYGLDNEIAAVSDRIVWLPGGGYLVFDYTEAMTVIDVNSGHYAEGESREETSLRTNREAAVEIARQLRLRDIGGIVVADFIDMDTQEAQEEVLQLLKRAFASDKMKPRVLGFTRLNLVEMTRRKARRNLAGALYTTCPMCQGSGRVESPETVYVEIRRRLRGLYSQHAMARSLLVTVHPQVYEWLTIRGVRDMEEEFKCHIRIASDPALTAGTFTILNHSA from the coding sequence ATGAAGACCATTTACGTAAGTGTGAGACCGGAAGAAACCCGGATGGGCCTTGTTGAAGATGGCAGACTGCAGGACTATGCCGTCGAAAGGCGCAGCGGGGAAAATCTTGTCGGCAACATATATCGCGGCAGTGTCCGTAATGTGGTGCCGGGTATCCAGGCGGCGTTCATCGATCTTAATCTCGGGAAAAACGGATTCCTGACGCTGCGCAGTGAAGATCATCTGACTCAGGGACAAATGATTCTGGTACAGGTCGTCAAGGACTGCCGCGGCAACAAGGGCCCCGGTGTGACGAGAAATATTACCCTTCCCGGCCGTTATGTAGTGCTGGAGCCGTTTGGCAAAAAAGTTTCCCTGTCGCGGAAACTTACGGGACGAACCAGACGCAACCGCCTCCGTGAGCTGGCGGAACGCTGTCTGCCCGATGGTATGGGGCTTGTCGTGCGTACCGCTGCCGCAGATGCGGAAGATGAGGAAATTCAGTCGGACGTGGAACAGCTTCTCCATAACTGGGAGGTTATCCAGAAACGGAGCAAGGTGGGGCGCGGACCGCAGCTCCTTTACCGCGAACTGGATCTTTCTATCCGCATGATCCGGGACTATGTGACGGATGAAATCCATAAGATTATCGTGGATGATTCTGCAACCTATCGTACCGTGCGGGAACTCCTGGAGAATATGGGACTGCAGTCGGTACATACCGAGCTGTACATGGAAGCAGAAGATCTTTTTACCCATTATGGCCTGGATAACGAAATTGCAGCTGTTTCCGACCGGATTGTCTGGCTTCCCGGCGGTGGATACCTGGTTTTTGACTATACGGAAGCGATGACGGTCATCGATGTGAACAGCGGGCACTATGCTGAAGGCGAAAGCCGCGAGGAAACTTCACTGCGGACAAACCGGGAGGCAGCGGTGGAAATTGCCCGCCAGCTGCGTCTGCGGGACATCGGCGGCATTGTTGTAGCCGATTTTATCGACATGGATACGCAGGAAGCACAGGAAGAAGTCCTGCAGCTCTTGAAAAGAGCCTTCGCTTCGGATAAGATGAAACCGAGGGTACTTGGATTTACCCGGCTGAATCTTGTTGAAATGACGCGGCGGAAAGCCCGGCGCAATCTGGCAGGAGCCCTTTATACGACCTGCCCTATGTGTCAGGGCAGCGGACGCGTGGAATCCCCGGAAACGGTTTATGTGGAAATCAGGCGCCGCCTGCGCGGCCTGTACTCGCAGCACGCCATGGCAAGAAGTCTGCTTGTCACGGTGCACCCGCAGGTGTATGAATGGCTGACAATCCGCGGTGTCCGTGATATGGAAGAGGAGTTCAAGTGTCATATTCGCATAGCCAGTGACCCGGCCCTGACAGCCGGTACGTTTACTATCCTGAACCATTCTGCTTAA
- a CDS encoding glutaconate CoA-transferase, whose protein sequence is MSKVMTLHDAIAKYVHTGDHIALGGFTTDRKPYAAVYEILRQGITDLTGLGGAAGGDWDLLIGNGRVKAYINCYTANSGVTNVSRRFRKWFEGGKLTMEDYSQDVIYLMWHAAALGLPFLPVSLMQGSGLEKEWGISKEVRKTLDKVPDDKFVEIENPFNKNQRVLAIPVPEIDVAIIHVQQASPDGTVRIWGGKFQDVDIAMAAKHTIVTCEQIISNEEIRRDPTQNDIPCMCVDAVVQAPYGAHPSQCYGLYDYDNPFLKVYDVVSKTQEDFDKFCKEWIFDVKDHDEYLNKLGATRLINLKVVPGLGYHVDMTKEGK, encoded by the coding sequence TTGAGTAAAGTAATGACGTTACATGACGCTATTGCAAAGTATGTCCACACTGGAGACCACATCGCGTTAGGTGGTTTCACTACTGACCGTAAACCGTATGCTGCTGTATACGAAATCCTGAGACAAGGGATTACCGACCTGACGGGCCTTGGTGGTGCAGCCGGCGGTGACTGGGATCTGCTCATCGGCAATGGCCGCGTAAAAGCTTACATCAACTGCTATACTGCAAACTCTGGCGTAACCAACGTTTCCAGACGTTTCAGAAAATGGTTCGAAGGCGGCAAGCTGACTATGGAAGACTATTCCCAGGATGTTATTTACCTGATGTGGCATGCTGCTGCACTGGGACTTCCGTTCCTGCCTGTTTCCCTGATGCAGGGCTCCGGTCTGGAAAAAGAGTGGGGCATCAGCAAGGAAGTCCGCAAGACCCTGGATAAGGTTCCTGATGACAAGTTTGTAGAAATTGAAAACCCCTTCAACAAGAACCAGCGCGTCCTGGCTATTCCTGTTCCTGAAATCGATGTAGCTATCATTCACGTACAGCAAGCTTCTCCGGACGGCACTGTCCGCATCTGGGGCGGTAAGTTCCAGGATGTTGATATTGCTATGGCTGCTAAGCACACGATTGTTACGTGCGAACAGATTATCAGCAATGAAGAAATCCGCAGAGATCCGACTCAGAACGATATCCCCTGCATGTGCGTAGACGCCGTGGTACAAGCTCCTTATGGCGCTCATCCGTCTCAGTGCTATGGCCTGTACGACTACGATAATCCGTTCCTGAAGGTTTACGACGTCGTCAGCAAGACTCAGGAAGACTTCGATAAGTTCTGCAAAGAATGGATCTTCGACGTAAAGGATCATGACGAATACCTGAACAAGCTCGGTGCTACCCGCCTGATCAACCTGAAGGTTGTTCCTGGTCTGGGCTATCACGTTGATATGACGAAGGAGGGCAAATAA